The Caulifigura coniformis genome includes a region encoding these proteins:
- a CDS encoding terminase large subunit domain-containing protein, which yields MISAKTFERYAIDPSAFRDDLLIDVSGSVRRLGNSMDDWQGADFAALDAGLARCNGRSDRPARLRAYLERPRGHSKTTDLAVMVCWVLAFSTRPLRGYGFAADKDQARLLKDAVSTVLRLNPWLAKILTVEAGRVVVSAKSHPGAGGSLSIEASDVGSSYGILPDFVICDELTHWEGDGALWHSIISSAAKRENCLLVVIANAGFVDSWSWSVREAARTDEAWVFSRLDGPRASWMTEKRLEEQRRMLPAVAFRRLWLNEWSTGGGDALTPEDIASAFQSDLQPMTGVEKGWTFVGGIDLGVSRDASAVVVLASGQHGTPQQGRIRLAHAHLWKPTPGKRVDLMEVERYVRALDRKFALRRIGFDPWQAEHLAQRLEADAGHRRRQQHLPARVEPWMKEIPPSGANLRDMASLVLESFTDRRFQFFPCAPLHADLLKLRVEERPYGYRLVSPRDGDGHGDTFSAFALALLIAHQEAGKRKVVIGALDGQGRRQGDSRLEQEFLRIEAENVLRRQIAADSGSPDYAGMHEWRLLMRSVGRT from the coding sequence ATGATCTCCGCCAAGACCTTCGAGAGATACGCCATTGATCCCTCAGCATTCCGTGATGACCTGCTGATCGATGTGTCCGGCTCCGTCCGTCGCCTCGGTAACTCGATGGACGATTGGCAAGGGGCAGACTTCGCGGCGCTCGATGCCGGTCTGGCCCGCTGTAACGGTCGGTCAGATCGTCCAGCCCGGCTCCGTGCCTATCTGGAGCGGCCCCGTGGGCACAGCAAGACGACGGACCTGGCCGTCATGGTCTGCTGGGTGTTGGCATTCTCAACACGCCCGCTCCGTGGTTACGGATTTGCGGCCGACAAGGACCAAGCCCGGCTCCTGAAGGATGCGGTCAGCACCGTTCTCCGCCTGAATCCGTGGCTGGCGAAAATCCTGACCGTCGAGGCTGGCCGGGTCGTTGTCTCGGCCAAGTCGCATCCCGGGGCCGGAGGCTCCCTCAGCATCGAGGCCTCGGACGTGGGCTCCAGCTACGGCATCCTGCCGGACTTCGTCATCTGCGACGAATTGACCCATTGGGAAGGCGACGGCGCACTCTGGCACAGCATCATTTCCTCCGCAGCGAAGCGGGAGAACTGCCTGCTGGTCGTGATCGCCAATGCGGGATTCGTCGATTCGTGGTCATGGAGCGTCCGGGAAGCGGCCCGTACCGATGAGGCGTGGGTCTTTTCCCGGCTCGATGGACCGCGGGCCTCGTGGATGACGGAGAAAAGGCTGGAGGAGCAGCGCCGGATGCTCCCGGCCGTCGCCTTTCGCCGGCTCTGGCTCAACGAATGGAGCACCGGGGGCGGCGATGCCCTGACGCCGGAGGACATCGCGTCGGCATTCCAAAGCGATCTGCAGCCGATGACGGGTGTCGAAAAGGGGTGGACGTTTGTCGGCGGCATCGACCTTGGAGTGTCTCGCGATGCCTCAGCCGTCGTCGTTCTAGCCTCTGGGCAGCACGGCACGCCGCAACAGGGCCGTATCCGTCTTGCGCATGCCCATCTCTGGAAGCCGACTCCCGGCAAGCGTGTCGACCTGATGGAGGTTGAGCGATACGTGAGGGCCTTGGACAGGAAGTTTGCCCTCCGCCGAATTGGCTTTGACCCGTGGCAGGCGGAGCATCTGGCCCAACGACTGGAGGCAGACGCCGGGCATCGTCGGCGCCAGCAGCATCTCCCCGCGCGAGTCGAGCCGTGGATGAAGGAGATTCCTCCCAGCGGTGCGAACCTGCGGGACATGGCGTCCTTGGTTCTGGAGTCGTTTACCGACCGGCGATTCCAATTCTTCCCCTGCGCGCCGCTCCATGCAGACCTTCTGAAGCTCCGAGTCGAAGAACGCCCATATGGCTATCGATTGGTGTCCCCCAGAGACGGAGATGGCCACGGCGACACGTTTTCGGCGTTTGCCCTCGCGCTGTTGATCGCCCATCAGGAGGCAGGCAAACGCAAGGTTGTGATCGGCGCTCTGGATGGACAAGGCCGTCGGCAAGGGGATTCGCGGCTGGAGCAGGAGTTTCTACGGATCGAAGCGGAGAACGTCCTGCGGCGGCAGATTGCGGCGGACAGCGGCAGTCCTGACTACGCCGGCATGCACGAATGGCGGTTGTTGATGCGGTCAGTTGGCCGGACTTAA